Proteins encoded in a region of the Halorussus sp. MSC15.2 genome:
- a CDS encoding carbohydrate ABC transporter permease, translating to MSTASRVARRVEDVPFLEREDASLLLVLPGLFVFSAFMLFPILYLLGISFTNAEPSNLFAGEGALSVLTFGEAAFVGVRNYVTVLTDPNFWNSFGVTWLFVATSVTLKITLSIGVALIVTGDRVRGKRLMRSLIIIPMGLPAIFTITVWRGIFSSAEFGLANQVLGALGFSSVSWLSDRWMAFLAYNVTEAWLAYPFMVIITVSALQDVSEELHEAAKVDGAGYFARFLHVTLPSIKRPVLFASILTAAASFQQFLIPYVFNQGGPARANELMVVYGYREAFTYFQYGQGAAISLVAIAFIGVFMWLNVKRGKLADGVSDA from the coding sequence ATGAGTACTGCCTCTCGCGTCGCCCGGCGCGTCGAGGACGTGCCGTTTCTCGAACGAGAAGACGCGTCGCTGTTGCTCGTCCTCCCGGGACTGTTCGTCTTCTCGGCGTTCATGCTGTTCCCCATCCTCTACCTGCTGGGCATCTCGTTCACGAACGCCGAACCGTCGAACCTGTTCGCGGGCGAGGGCGCGCTGTCGGTGCTGACCTTCGGGGAGGCGGCGTTCGTCGGCGTCCGGAACTACGTCACGGTGCTGACCGACCCGAACTTCTGGAACTCGTTCGGCGTCACGTGGCTGTTCGTCGCCACGAGCGTCACGCTGAAGATAACCCTGAGCATCGGCGTCGCGCTCATCGTCACCGGCGACCGGGTCCGGGGAAAGCGACTGATGCGCTCGCTCATCATCATCCCGATGGGCCTGCCCGCCATCTTCACCATCACGGTGTGGCGGGGCATCTTCAGTTCGGCCGAGTTCGGACTGGCGAATCAGGTCCTCGGCGCGCTGGGCTTCTCGTCGGTGTCGTGGCTGAGCGACCGCTGGATGGCGTTCCTCGCGTACAACGTCACGGAGGCGTGGCTGGCGTACCCGTTCATGGTCATCATCACCGTGAGCGCGCTGCAGGACGTCTCGGAGGAACTCCACGAGGCCGCGAAGGTGGACGGCGCGGGCTACTTCGCGCGGTTCCTCCACGTCACGCTGCCGTCCATCAAGCGCCCGGTGCTGTTCGCGTCCATCCTCACGGCCGCCGCCTCGTTCCAGCAGTTCCTCATCCCGTACGTGTTCAATCAGGGCGGCCCGGCGCGCGCGAACGAACTCATGGTCGTCTACGGCTACCGCGAGGCGTTCACCTACTTCCAGTACGGACAGGGTGCCGCGATTAGCCTCGTCGCCATCGCGTTCATCGGCGTGTTCATGTGGCTGAACGTCAAGCGCGGCAAACTCGCCGACGGGGTGAGCGACGCGTGA
- a CDS encoding extracellular solute-binding protein: MTMNRRKALKSIGVTGIIGGLAGCASVQEQNETTTSGDGGDETTAGGDSETTTESGPAGTAKAWYRLQDTELQARKDALKQFNDDSKHTIEGSDVSDLKKKTTSAIPAGQGPQLFDWAHDWVGDYYQRGFVTDRSDQLNVDLGTFTDAAAEAVQFEGNVVGLPYAAETVSLVYNKELVDEAPETVADMKSVMDEHHDPENNTYGLSYPFNPYFVSAWAQSFGGYYFDPEKDPMLGLTQSETVKGIQFALDNFKPFMPNDPSYEAQAAPFSEGNAAFAINGPWYLTTLKEKGVDFGVAKLPSPEGGEVRPLTGIQMWYFAKAMGEDNADTAAAQSFVEWYTTNEDLLQKAAKNQGSIPVLESLSGSDVLPDDVQAFSQTVSQGVPMPTHPKMGKVWQPLRDALTKVFNGDAGVEESMKQAEKTARENWE; this comes from the coding sequence ATGACAATGAATCGCAGAAAAGCCCTCAAGAGCATCGGTGTGACGGGCATTATCGGTGGTCTCGCGGGCTGCGCGAGCGTTCAGGAACAGAACGAGACGACGACGTCCGGCGACGGCGGCGACGAGACCACTGCCGGGGGCGACTCCGAGACGACCACCGAGTCCGGTCCCGCGGGGACCGCGAAAGCGTGGTACCGCCTGCAGGACACGGAGCTACAGGCCCGCAAGGACGCGTTGAAACAGTTCAACGACGACTCCAAGCACACCATCGAAGGGTCGGACGTCTCGGACCTGAAGAAGAAGACCACGAGCGCGATTCCGGCCGGACAGGGACCGCAGTTGTTCGACTGGGCGCACGACTGGGTGGGCGACTACTACCAGCGCGGGTTCGTCACCGACCGGAGCGACCAACTGAACGTGGACCTCGGAACCTTCACCGACGCCGCGGCCGAGGCCGTCCAGTTCGAGGGGAACGTGGTCGGACTCCCGTACGCCGCTGAGACGGTGTCGCTCGTCTACAACAAGGAGTTAGTGGACGAAGCGCCCGAGACCGTCGCCGACATGAAGTCGGTGATGGACGAACACCACGACCCCGAGAACAACACCTACGGCCTGAGCTACCCGTTCAACCCCTACTTCGTCAGCGCGTGGGCGCAGTCGTTCGGCGGCTACTACTTCGACCCCGAGAAGGACCCGATGCTCGGTCTGACCCAATCCGAGACCGTGAAGGGCATCCAGTTCGCGCTCGACAACTTCAAGCCGTTCATGCCGAACGACCCCAGCTACGAGGCGCAGGCCGCCCCGTTCTCGGAGGGTAACGCGGCGTTCGCCATCAACGGACCGTGGTACCTCACCACGCTGAAGGAGAAGGGCGTCGACTTCGGCGTCGCGAAGCTCCCCTCGCCGGAGGGCGGCGAGGTCCGGCCGCTCACGGGTATCCAGATGTGGTACTTCGCGAAGGCCATGGGCGAGGACAACGCCGACACCGCTGCGGCGCAGTCGTTCGTCGAGTGGTACACCACCAACGAAGACCTGCTCCAGAAGGCCGCGAAGAATCAGGGAAGCATCCCGGTCTTGGAGAGCCTCAGCGGGAGCGACGTCCTGCCCGACGACGTGCAGGCGTTCTCCCAGACCGTCTCGCAGGGCGTCCCGATGCCGACCCACCCGAAGATGGGGAAGGTGTGGCAACCGCTCAGAGACGCGCTCACGAAGGTGTTCAACGGGGACGCGGGCGTCGAGGAGTCGATGAAACAGGCCGAGAAAACCGCCCGAGAAAACTGGGAGTAG
- a CDS encoding ABC transporter ATP-binding protein yields MATVTLDDLRKEYTNGQIVAVEDIDLDVDDGEFVTVVGPSGCGKSTTLRMIAGLERPTSGRISIGGEDVTDVHARKRDVAMVFQNYALYPHKTVEQNMAFGLRMSTDLSKDERRETVRETAEMMGIEDLLDKKPDELSGGQKQRVALGRAIVRDPDVFLFDEPLSNLDAKLRTTMRTEIQRLQNELGTTSVYVTHDQEEAMTMGDRIVILNGGELQQTGVPKEVYDDPANEFVGGFIGSPSMNFLTVRVEDDGATTRLLGEDGFDYELTDEHLRDAVGGRDRVRLGIRPEDVSVAGPGRNAVETTVEVIEPVGSDNYLHLGVGEDFIARVASDVEPEQGESIHVAFDASDLHFFDADDGESLLYETEQSAAPTV; encoded by the coding sequence ATGGCGACAGTAACGCTGGACGACCTCAGAAAGGAGTACACTAACGGGCAGATAGTGGCCGTGGAGGACATCGACTTGGACGTGGACGACGGGGAGTTCGTCACCGTGGTCGGCCCGTCGGGGTGCGGGAAATCTACTACCCTGCGGATGATTGCGGGACTCGAACGCCCGACCTCGGGCCGCATCTCGATAGGCGGAGAGGACGTGACCGACGTCCACGCCCGCAAGCGCGACGTGGCGATGGTGTTCCAGAACTACGCGCTCTACCCCCACAAGACGGTCGAACAGAACATGGCGTTCGGTCTCCGGATGAGCACCGACCTCTCGAAGGACGAGCGCCGCGAGACGGTGCGCGAGACGGCCGAGATGATGGGCATCGAGGACCTGCTGGACAAGAAACCCGACGAACTCTCGGGCGGCCAGAAACAGCGCGTCGCGCTGGGCCGGGCCATCGTGCGCGACCCGGACGTGTTCCTGTTCGACGAACCGCTGTCGAACCTCGACGCCAAACTCCGGACGACGATGCGCACCGAGATTCAGCGACTCCAGAACGAACTCGGGACGACGTCGGTCTACGTGACCCACGACCAAGAGGAGGCGATGACGATGGGCGACCGCATCGTCATCCTGAACGGCGGCGAACTCCAGCAGACCGGGGTTCCCAAGGAGGTGTACGACGACCCGGCCAACGAGTTCGTCGGCGGGTTCATCGGGTCGCCGAGCATGAACTTCCTGACGGTGCGCGTCGAGGACGACGGCGCGACGACCCGACTCCTCGGCGAGGACGGGTTCGACTACGAACTCACCGACGAGCACCTGCGGGACGCGGTCGGGGGTCGCGACCGCGTCCGACTCGGCATCCGGCCCGAGGACGTGTCAGTCGCCGGACCGGGCCGCAACGCCGTCGAGACCACGGTCGAGGTCATCGAACCCGTCGGGTCGGACAACTACCTCCACCTCGGCGTCGGCGAGGACTTCATCGCGCGAGTCGCCTCCGACGTGGAACCGGAGCAGGGCGAGTCGATTCACGTCGCGTTCGACGCGTCGGACCTCCACTTCTTCGACGCCGACGACGGCGAGTCGCTGCTGTACGAGACCGAGCAGTCGGCGGCCCCGACGGTCTGA
- a CDS encoding glycoside hydrolase family 15 protein, with product MQLRDALDDFKRHEGHDTHFPGERRTTTGRFSGFTPADGDGRLVHVDRDGGPRDFGSPLTGRNGLDTSRLGVRRDGDLLWFDDCETVSQSYAGDTTLVVTEHRLPDDAGGETLTQYDLTLGRAHVTHVERENPEEHEDADERENPEEHEDADAETLVGFLGFGPDGRDTGVAQLRHADAVELYHDAEHDYVASATGFDAARGCVPADFARLLDADPVERPLAEEAGRREEASLSGDLLCELPFEDGTATLVTLLTDATRTDREAALDRLDDVVAEYDGAEALKRAARERAPRTPDDLPRRDAVAADLRVVGMLSAPTGLRIAGPEFDPYYAHSGGYGYTWFRDDAEISRFLLRADRQFDLGLDDWHARSAESYCETQLADGTWPHRVWPRNRTLAPGWANSHLAVGGDTDFSEYQADQTASVVAFLADALPELDDDLADRTTGTLADALDGLDRTVESDGLPVACQNAWEDATGRFAHTAATFLEAYAAVAAADGDLPESAADLPDRAAEQADRVYEALDDLWVPERDIYGYRLVAETDGDDSPDRLEPGDVDPRCDSGSLALASAHLAYARVSEVDDRRLDRLVSHVRTVVDELHRDPAESSVRGLARYEGDDWRARSQDDEKIWTVSTAWGAFACANLAALLDDRGDPRAEEFAATARDLLGLVLPGGVLCPDGALLPEQVFDDGTPDSATPLGWPHALRTTTLALLDQRDASVEEPAAVPEE from the coding sequence ATGCAACTCCGCGACGCTCTCGACGATTTCAAACGTCACGAGGGCCACGACACGCACTTCCCCGGCGAGCGTCGGACGACGACCGGACGGTTCTCCGGGTTCACCCCCGCAGACGGGGACGGCCGATTGGTCCACGTGGACCGCGACGGCGGCCCCCGCGACTTCGGTTCGCCGCTCACGGGGCGCAACGGACTGGACACGTCCCGACTCGGTGTCCGTCGCGACGGCGACCTACTGTGGTTCGACGACTGCGAGACGGTCTCCCAGTCGTACGCGGGCGACACGACGCTCGTCGTCACCGAACACCGACTACCCGACGACGCCGGGGGCGAGACCCTCACTCAGTACGACCTCACGCTCGGGCGCGCGCACGTGACTCACGTCGAACGGGAGAACCCAGAAGAACACGAGGATGCAGACGAACGGGAGAACCCAGAAGAACACGAGGATGCAGACGCTGAAACGCTGGTCGGGTTCCTCGGTTTCGGACCCGACGGCCGCGATACCGGCGTCGCGCAACTCCGCCACGCCGACGCCGTCGAACTCTACCACGACGCCGAACACGACTACGTGGCCAGCGCGACCGGGTTCGACGCCGCGCGGGGGTGCGTCCCCGCCGACTTCGCGCGACTGCTCGACGCCGACCCCGTCGAGCGACCGCTGGCCGAGGAGGCCGGTCGCCGGGAGGAGGCGAGTCTGAGCGGCGACCTGCTCTGCGAACTCCCCTTCGAGGACGGCACGGCGACGCTCGTGACGCTCCTGACCGACGCGACCCGGACCGACCGCGAGGCGGCGCTCGACCGACTCGACGACGTAGTCGCCGAGTACGACGGCGCGGAGGCCCTGAAGCGGGCCGCCCGCGAGCGCGCGCCCCGGACCCCGGACGACCTGCCCCGGCGCGACGCGGTGGCGGCCGACCTCCGGGTGGTCGGCATGCTGTCGGCCCCGACCGGTCTCCGCATCGCCGGACCGGAGTTCGACCCCTACTACGCTCACTCGGGCGGGTACGGCTACACGTGGTTCCGCGACGACGCCGAGATATCGCGATTCCTCCTGCGCGCCGACCGCCAGTTCGACCTCGGACTCGACGACTGGCACGCCCGGAGCGCCGAGAGCTACTGCGAGACCCAACTCGCCGACGGGACGTGGCCCCACCGCGTCTGGCCCCGGAACCGCACCCTCGCGCCGGGGTGGGCCAACAGCCACCTCGCGGTCGGCGGCGACACCGACTTCAGCGAGTATCAGGCCGACCAGACCGCCAGCGTCGTCGCGTTCCTCGCGGACGCGCTCCCCGAACTCGACGACGACCTCGCCGACAGGACGACCGGGACGCTCGCGGACGCGCTCGACGGACTCGACCGGACCGTCGAGTCCGACGGCCTGCCGGTGGCCTGCCAGAACGCGTGGGAGGACGCCACGGGCCGGTTCGCCCACACCGCCGCGACGTTCCTCGAAGCGTACGCCGCGGTCGCCGCCGCCGACGGTGACCTCCCCGAGAGCGCGGCCGACCTGCCCGACCGCGCCGCCGAGCAGGCCGACCGCGTCTACGAGGCGCTCGACGACCTCTGGGTCCCCGAGCGCGACATCTACGGTTACCGACTCGTCGCCGAGACCGACGGCGACGACTCGCCCGACCGACTCGAACCGGGCGACGTGGACCCGCGGTGTGACTCGGGGTCGCTCGCGCTGGCGAGCGCGCACCTCGCGTACGCCCGCGTGAGCGAGGTGGACGACCGCCGCCTCGACCGGTTGGTCTCGCACGTCCGCACGGTCGTGGACGAACTCCACCGCGACCCGGCGGAGAGTTCGGTGCGCGGTCTCGCGCGCTACGAGGGCGACGACTGGCGGGCGCGCTCGCAGGACGACGAGAAGATATGGACCGTCTCGACCGCGTGGGGCGCGTTCGCCTGCGCGAACCTCGCGGCGCTGCTGGACGACCGCGGCGACCCCCGCGCCGAGGAGTTCGCGGCCACGGCCCGCGATTTGCTCGGACTCGTCCTCCCCGGTGGTGTTCTCTGTCCGGACGGGGCGCTGCTCCCCGAGCAGGTGTTCGACGACGGGACGCCCGACAGCGCTACGCCGCTGGGGTGGCCCCACGCGCTTCGGACGACGACGCTCGCACTGTTGGACCAGCGCGACGCGTCGGTGGAGGAACCGGCCGCGGTCCCCGAAGAGTAG
- a CDS encoding alpha-amylase family glycosyl hydrolase, with protein MHEPGPPRFAHVGESVELAPRRPDADGRFSWRVRDRPDDSDAGVGDGAVVHLEPDVPGVYALELDAPDGTHRQTVRAFPDPRQAVEFRAPIADLPLPAEDIETVSLTGPFNEYTLGRDRMVRDGDSYVAEFELPPGDHEGICVVNDDFEHSHTVEVSVPGPGRPRVHLDANVEGEMLVVTANAEAAPDGSDPEVEFWLDDRDDLAESAATRDGSELRVPVADLPERARVHAVAVAERHSVADTVVVERPDGAEAAGETEDPADAAETGDSAHPTDVTVSRPNDPPEWARHATVYQIFVRRFTGETVETTFEEIERRVAYLESLDVDCLWLTPVVESPTDHGYHVTDYFDTATDLGTREEFESLVERLREAGIRVVFDLVVNHTSRDHPAFQMHSAGVPEYADHYERVPADPAETDRDATDTLDVDWAGEGAPAYYFNWTRIPNLNYDSLAVRSWMLDVVDEWAPLVDGFRADVAWGVSHGFWKEVRDRVKSEDSEFFLLDETIPRDPQFHENEFDAHYDTALYGALRDIGGGEASADALFDALEANRREGFPESSLLLRYVENHDETRYLDECGRAALPAAAAATFTLPGAPMIYYGQERGVAEQRGEMKWYDGDSALTEFHRRLSRLRGERSVLRTGDVERVEWECPDRPGDDRTVAYARDDGESRVVVVLNFGEEPREVAVGEAAGETDLLTESVVVGDGVETGDRTTVEVADAVVLESEV; from the coding sequence ATGCACGAACCCGGCCCACCCAGATTCGCTCACGTCGGGGAGTCCGTCGAACTCGCTCCCCGCCGCCCGGACGCCGACGGTCGATTCTCGTGGCGCGTCCGTGACCGACCCGACGACAGCGATGCCGGCGTCGGCGACGGCGCGGTCGTCCACCTCGAACCGGACGTTCCCGGCGTCTACGCGCTCGAACTGGACGCCCCCGACGGGACCCACCGCCAGACCGTCCGGGCGTTCCCCGACCCCCGGCAGGCAGTCGAGTTCCGCGCGCCGATAGCCGACCTCCCGCTCCCGGCAGAGGACATCGAGACCGTTTCGCTCACCGGTCCATTCAACGAGTACACGCTCGGCCGCGACAGGATGGTCCGCGACGGCGACAGTTACGTCGCGGAATTCGAACTCCCGCCGGGCGACCACGAGGGCATCTGCGTCGTCAACGACGACTTCGAGCACTCTCACACCGTCGAGGTCTCGGTCCCCGGTCCCGGGCGTCCCCGCGTCCACCTCGACGCGAACGTCGAGGGCGAGATGCTCGTCGTGACCGCGAACGCCGAGGCCGCCCCGGACGGGAGCGACCCGGAGGTGGAGTTCTGGTTGGACGACCGCGACGACCTCGCCGAGTCGGCCGCGACACGGGACGGGAGCGAACTCCGCGTGCCGGTCGCGGACCTGCCCGAACGCGCCCGCGTCCACGCCGTCGCGGTCGCCGAGCGCCACAGCGTCGCCGACACGGTGGTCGTCGAACGACCGGACGGGGCGGAAGCCGCGGGCGAGACGGAAGACCCGGCCGACGCGGCAGAGACGGGCGACTCGGCGCATCCGACCGACGTGACCGTCTCGCGGCCCAACGACCCGCCGGAGTGGGCGCGCCACGCCACGGTCTACCAGATATTCGTCCGGCGGTTCACGGGCGAGACCGTCGAGACGACGTTCGAGGAGATAGAGCGCCGGGTGGCGTACCTCGAATCGCTCGACGTGGACTGCCTCTGGCTCACCCCCGTCGTGGAGAGTCCCACCGACCACGGCTACCACGTCACCGACTACTTCGACACCGCCACCGACCTCGGCACCCGCGAGGAGTTCGAGTCGCTGGTCGAACGCCTCCGAGAGGCCGGAATCCGAGTCGTATTCGACCTCGTAGTCAACCACACCTCGCGGGACCACCCCGCGTTCCAGATGCACTCGGCGGGCGTGCCCGAGTACGCCGACCACTACGAGCGCGTCCCCGCCGACCCCGCCGAGACCGACCGCGACGCCACCGACACCCTCGACGTGGACTGGGCGGGCGAGGGCGCGCCAGCCTACTACTTCAACTGGACCCGCATCCCCAACCTCAACTACGACTCGCTGGCGGTCCGGTCGTGGATGCTCGACGTGGTGGACGAGTGGGCACCGCTGGTGGACGGGTTCCGCGCCGACGTGGCGTGGGGCGTCTCGCACGGCTTCTGGAAGGAGGTTCGCGACCGGGTGAAGTCCGAAGACTCGGAGTTCTTCCTGCTGGACGAGACCATCCCGCGGGACCCCCAGTTCCACGAGAACGAGTTCGACGCTCACTACGACACCGCGCTCTACGGCGCGCTCCGCGACATCGGCGGGGGCGAGGCCTCCGCCGACGCGCTGTTCGACGCGCTCGAAGCGAACCGCCGCGAGGGGTTCCCCGAGTCGTCGCTGTTGCTCCGCTACGTCGAGAACCACGACGAGACGCGCTACCTCGACGAGTGCGGCCGCGCGGCGCTCCCGGCGGCCGCGGCCGCGACGTTCACCCTGCCGGGCGCGCCCATGATTTACTACGGGCAGGAACGGGGCGTCGCCGAACAGCGCGGCGAGATGAAGTGGTACGACGGCGATTCGGCCCTCACCGAGTTCCACCGTCGGCTCTCGCGCCTCCGCGGCGAGCGGTCGGTCCTGCGAACGGGCGACGTCGAGCGCGTCGAGTGGGAGTGTCCCGACCGACCGGGCGACGACCGGACGGTCGCCTACGCCCGCGACGACGGCGAGTCGCGGGTGGTCGTCGTCCTCAACTTCGGCGAGGAACCGCGCGAGGTCGCGGTCGGCGAGGCCGCGGGCGAGACGGACCTGTTGACCGAGTCCGTCGTGGTCGGAGACGGCGTCGAGACCGGCGACCGAACGACGGTCGAAGTCGCCGACGCCGTGGTCCTCGAAAGCGAGGTCTGA
- a CDS encoding TrmB family transcriptional regulator sugar-binding domain-containing protein: MDDPTLSRLLREFGFSDKEIDIYLTVLDHGEAKASVVADDAGVSKRYVYSVSEDLAERGFVSVNDHSVPTTIRAVPPEEVVDALTDTAEQMRPALESRYSRVAPQSDEFEVIKARVTVLKRITALIRETDEEVTLSVPHDHLSEVADELRDAVDRGVLVLLVVTGADPGADLGLDGLATVARAWEESMPTMITADRTRSIVAPPEMIARSNSGERAIAFTQRQLAPVMIGSFFGNYWPMAEQVYVADPHDLPETYDDFRQAVLQATLHLRTGRELVATVRGQPTDGDDGPGEIEGQVVAVRQGLVEPANNSFPVEAALVVETGAGRYSVGGDGAFVEDYEASEVVLDFAEQ; the protein is encoded by the coding sequence ATGGACGACCCGACGCTCTCTCGACTGCTCCGGGAGTTCGGCTTCTCGGACAAGGAGATAGACATCTATCTGACGGTACTCGACCACGGCGAGGCGAAGGCCAGCGTCGTCGCCGACGACGCGGGCGTCTCCAAGCGGTACGTCTACAGCGTCAGCGAGGACTTGGCGGAGCGAGGTTTCGTCTCGGTCAACGACCACTCGGTCCCGACGACAATCAGGGCCGTCCCGCCCGAGGAGGTCGTGGACGCGCTCACCGACACCGCCGAGCAGATGCGACCCGCGCTCGAATCCCGGTACTCGCGGGTCGCGCCCCAGTCCGACGAGTTCGAGGTCATCAAGGCCCGCGTGACCGTCCTCAAGCGCATCACCGCGCTCATCCGGGAGACCGACGAGGAGGTCACGTTGTCGGTTCCCCACGACCACCTCTCGGAGGTGGCCGACGAGTTGCGCGACGCGGTGGACCGCGGCGTCCTCGTCCTGCTGGTCGTCACGGGGGCCGACCCCGGCGCGGACCTCGGACTCGACGGTCTCGCCACGGTCGCCCGCGCGTGGGAGGAGTCGATGCCCACGATGATTACCGCGGACCGAACCCGGAGCATCGTCGCCCCGCCCGAGATGATAGCGCGGTCGAACAGCGGCGAACGCGCCATCGCGTTCACCCAGCGTCAACTCGCCCCGGTCATGATAGGCTCGTTCTTCGGCAACTACTGGCCGATGGCCGAACAGGTGTACGTCGCCGACCCCCACGACCTGCCCGAGACGTACGACGACTTCCGGCAGGCGGTCCTGCAGGCGACGCTCCACCTCCGGACGGGGAGGGAACTGGTCGCGACCGTCCGCGGGCAACCGACCGACGGCGACGACGGTCCGGGCGAAATCGAAGGGCAGGTCGTCGCGGTGCGGCAGGGACTGGTCGAACCCGCGAACAACTCCTTCCCGGTGGAGGCCGCGCTAGTGGTCG